The genomic interval acatcatctatctatctacctaccaaCCAACCACTGCCTTTGTAGAGCACCCCCTATACGTCTTCTGACGTGAAGCCAGACTTATTAACCTCGGCTCTAGGACAAGCTCCCACTCAATTCAAAAAAAGTGCTTGGTTGACCTCAgcagttctcaaccaggggtgatccCTACCCCGAggcacttggcaatgtctggacaCGGTTTTCGCTGTCCTGCTCGACATCCTACATCCGGCCCTGAACGTCCACGATGTCGAGGGGGAGAGCCTGCCTTAGACGATTAGGACAGAGTATTCTCACGCTTCAAGGTTCCCAAGTAGCCCGTATCTTTCTTTGTGGATAACTACTACAAAGAAATGTGACACCAGGTACAGGGACCTCAGGCAGAGAAGAGGGGGACACACGCCAAGCGGGACTGCCAACGCAGTCACCTCACCTGCCACCACGGCTTCTCGGCCTCGGCCTCAGCGGGCACCTCGACCCCATAGGCCTGCAGGGCCAGGTGGAGCACCGCCACGGCTATGTGCTGAGCCTGGAACCGGAGGCACAGCCCCCCGTGGTAGCTGTCCCGCAGCAGGGCCCAGGCGGTGATGGAGACGGGGCTCCGCTGCCAGCTGTAACGGTTCAGCCAGTTCTTGAGGGACACCAGGTAGTGGAGCAGGTACTGCAAAGACACGCCAGTCAGCTGGCCCCCACTCACCTGCCTCCTTACCGTGAGCCTGCGGCCCATCTGCCCGCCAGCCGCTCGCCCCTAAGCTGTCACGATGTGTGTACGCCACAGATCGGATGTCGCCTCCCAGTGTCATTGGAAAAAAGCCCCAGTGCCTTCCACGGGCCTTGCCCCACCCTCCTGCCAGGTTcacctccccccccgccccggtcCCCACGGGCCCGCCTGCTCTCAGCCTCCAGGCCCGGCTCCCAAAACCCGCTCGGCCGCTCTCAATGGCCACCCCACCGCAGTCCCTCTCCGTCACCGCGGCCCTGTGCCGGCCACCATCAGCGATCATTCTACTCATCCCCTGGCCCAGCTCAAACATTAAACCTCCAGAAACAGCGTCCCGATCTGCACGACACGGCACGGCCCCCACGGTCCAGCCTGAGGCTACGGGCCCGCCAGACACCGGACACTGGCTCTCGGGGGCACTAGGGCCTCTGAATGCCCCTCAGCTCGGCCGTCTGTCAGCTCCCCCTCTGCCCGAACACCACGCTCTCCTGAGCCCACGGGGAGTGCCTTGCACTGCACGCCGACAGAAAACACTACGGCTGGGAACCTCCACCAGTGGCTCTGGGACTAGGCAGGCGGTCGGGAAGGCCCACGTCACAGGCCCTCCCCTGTCTCTCTGCAGGCCGCCTTTCCAGCTGCCCACAGGGGCCTTCCGAGTGCTCTAAGGGTTCACGTGCCCCTTCTGCTGCTTTCTGAAGCAATTCTTCTGCTGGGACGAACGCGTTCCTAGCTGTGAACAGTGAGTGACCAGGCTTTTCTCGTGGGTTCATATGCACAGCTGAGCTGGGCGCGAGCTCCGAGGCGGGGCAGCAACTCCTGGCACAGGGACGCGGCAGGTCAGGAAACGGGCCCTGCCTCCCCGTGGCTCAGTGAACAAACAACTTATTCGGGTCTGGGGACGGGCACGGGCTTCAGAGGGCACGCGGATCCCGGCCTGCAGCCACAGCCGAGCGGACGGAAAGGCAGCAGCTGAAATGAGAGCTGCCTGAGGGACCCGAGAGTGGGGACGAGCGAGGCTGCCCGCGCCGGTCACTGCTCCTCCTCAGGGCCCCGCGTGGCTCCAGGCTCGGGGGGCTGCACTTTCCGGATAAAAAGCGAATAGCTTCGTGCCTCTGGGAACCGTCGCGACCCCCCAGCACATACCTTGTGAGGGTGCTGGAAGGAGACCTGGAAACGCAGAACCCGCAGTACGAGCAGTTCACACTGCACGATGCTGTCACGGAGCTCCCAAAAGCGTGAGTCCAGCTCCAAGGGCTCGCTGTCCGGGTGGAAGTACCTGTGCAGAGAAACAGCACGGCTGACGGCGGAAGTGCGTGGCCCCAGGAGCCCCCAGTCATGGGACAGCCAGATGCAAACGCCAGGACCCCTGTGCTGCTGATCAGCAC from Balaenoptera musculus isolate JJ_BM4_2016_0621 chromosome X, mBalMus1.pri.v3, whole genome shotgun sequence carries:
- the CCNQ gene encoding cyclin-Q isoform X2, yielding MRSIPIATACAIYHKFFCEIDLDAYDPYLVAMSSLYLAGKVEEQHLRTRDIINVSNRYFHPDSEPLELDSRFWELRDSIVQCELLVLRVLRFQVSFQHPHKYLLHYLVSLKNWLNRYSWQRSPVSITAWALLRDSYHGGLCLRFQAQHIAVAVLHLALQAYGVEVPAEAEAEKPWWQVR
- the CCNQ gene encoding cyclin-Q isoform X1, coding for MEAVGPGTCGGGGAALGAEGRPAPEARVHFRVTRFIMEAGVKLGMRSIPIATACAIYHKFFCEIDLDAYDPYLVAMSSLYLAGKVEEQHLRTRDIINVSNRYFHPDSEPLELDSRFWELRDSIVQCELLVLRVLRFQVSFQHPHKYLLHYLVSLKNWLNRYSWQRSPVSITAWALLRDSYHGGLCLRFQAQHIAVAVLHLALQAYGVEVPAEAEAEKPWWQVR